Within the bacterium genome, the region GCCAAGCGTATCATGGGCACACCGGACGGTCAATCATTCTCAGCACTCTCGTGCTTCGTCCGCTTCCCCTTGTACTTCTTCAGCTGCCGCTGGAGCTCATCCTTCACCGTCGTGATGGCGGTGAGGATGTCCTCTGCCTCTGCCTCCGCGCGAATCCCCGCTGCTCCCGGGAGACGGATCTGCACCTCCGCACGGAAGATATTCCCCTGGCGATGGTGGCGAGTG harbors:
- the raiA gene encoding ribosome-associated translation inhibitor RaiA is translated as MLKLNITATGVELTPEIAQELEEKIGTLDVFIEGTEDVAQAWVEVSRTTRHHRQGNIFRAEVQIRLPGAAGIRAEAEAEDILTAITTVKDELQRQLKKYKGKRTKHESAEND